In one window of Leifsonia sp. NPDC080035 DNA:
- a CDS encoding GntR family transcriptional regulator, with the protein MTDHLGSLSELKRGLLSDQIYELMKTMIKDGTLAPGEQLVESQLAKRMQVSQAPVRDALKQLAHEGLVSHVRHLGNFVASYSDEEVAQARFARAELEAIAGRLACGRLTPEARTQLSGLIERMHEAADAKDLGAFREFDFVFHRSVIEAGGNSYLPRWWDIIEPGLRSMHVLGDPAFEGDWHEVADWHKSLLDLLDGDDPDAAAALFRAHAAGTLLPEREAGDAAAGDAAQSR; encoded by the coding sequence ATGACCGACCACCTCGGCTCGCTCTCCGAGCTCAAGCGCGGCCTGCTCTCCGACCAGATCTACGAGCTGATGAAGACGATGATCAAGGACGGCACGCTCGCCCCCGGCGAGCAGCTCGTCGAGTCGCAGCTGGCCAAGCGGATGCAGGTCAGCCAGGCGCCGGTCCGGGACGCGCTCAAGCAGCTCGCGCACGAGGGCCTCGTCTCGCACGTGCGGCACCTCGGCAACTTCGTCGCCAGCTACTCCGACGAGGAGGTCGCCCAGGCCCGGTTCGCCCGCGCGGAGCTGGAGGCCATCGCCGGCCGGCTCGCCTGCGGACGGCTCACGCCCGAGGCGCGCACGCAGCTGAGCGGCCTGATCGAGCGGATGCACGAGGCGGCGGACGCGAAGGATCTCGGCGCGTTCCGCGAGTTCGACTTCGTCTTCCACCGCAGCGTGATCGAGGCCGGCGGGAACAGCTACCTGCCGCGCTGGTGGGACATCATCGAGCCCGGGCTGCGCTCGATGCACGTGCTCGGTGACCCGGCCTTCGAGGGCGATTGGCACGAGGTCGCCGACTGGCACAAGAGCCTGCTCGACCTGCTCGATGGGGACGACCCGGACGCCGCCGCCGCGCTGTTCCGGGCGCACGCGGCGGGCACGCTGCTGCCCGAGCGGGAGGCGGGCGACGCCGCGGCGGGCGACGCGGCTCAGAGCCGGTAG
- a CDS encoding SGNH/GDSL hydrolase family protein — MTQRLVFAGDSITDAGRDRSDDGSYGDGYVALIVEALAEDTEAVVLNRGIAGDRVVDLERRWQRDVLDARPDILTVYVGVNDMWRRFDSDDPTSAADYEAGYRRLLDAVDAAARLLLIEPFFLPLNDDQGAWTADLDEKRAVVARIAEDTGARLVPLQDTMSRAAAEHGVAAIAPDGVHPTPAGSRLIADAWLAAYASVTGDDTRAAEAGAR; from the coding sequence ATGACGCAACGGCTGGTATTCGCGGGCGACTCGATCACGGACGCGGGCCGCGACCGGTCCGACGACGGCTCCTACGGCGACGGCTACGTCGCCCTGATCGTGGAGGCGCTTGCGGAGGACACGGAGGCGGTGGTGCTCAACCGCGGCATCGCCGGCGATCGCGTCGTCGACCTGGAACGCCGCTGGCAGCGGGACGTGCTCGACGCGCGGCCGGACATCCTGACGGTCTACGTCGGGGTGAACGACATGTGGCGCCGCTTCGACAGCGACGACCCCACCTCCGCCGCCGACTACGAGGCCGGCTACCGGCGCCTCCTGGACGCGGTGGACGCCGCAGCCCGGCTCCTCCTGATCGAGCCGTTCTTCCTGCCGCTGAACGACGACCAGGGCGCGTGGACGGCGGACCTGGACGAGAAGCGGGCCGTCGTCGCCCGGATCGCCGAGGACACCGGCGCCCGGCTCGTCCCACTGCAGGACACGATGAGCCGCGCGGCGGCCGAGCACGGCGTTGCCGCGATCGCGCCGGACGGCGTGCATCCGACGCCCGCCGGCTCCCGGCTGATCGCGGACGCCTGGCTCGCGGCGTACGCGTCCGTGACCGGAGACGACACCCGTGCGGCGGAGGCGGGGGCACGATGA